The nucleotide sequence TGGACGGTATAACCGATACGTTTTTTGTTTGCATTATGTTGGGACTTTCTTCTTTGAACGTTAAAGCAACCGTATTGGCAATCTGGGCTGCCTCTTCTTTATCGTAGCTTGTAACCGTAATATTCAATACTTGAGAATCAATAGCTTCAGAAACAGTGATTTTCTCATGTAACTCATTAATGTTCATGTCAAGCTCTAATTTTTTTATCACTTTTCCTAAAACTTCTGGGCTTCTTAAAGCAATGCTATACATATCTGCTACTTGAGGGTCTTGCTCTGTCAAAGGCATATCTGCCGGCAGAGAAATACTTGTTAATTTTTCAACTAAAATTTGGCTGGTTGCTTTGTACTCTGGAGTTAATATAAATTGCATTAAAAACCATACCACTCCTACTGAAAGAAATGTGATGCCTAAAATTAGCTTCAGTCGTTTCCTCAAGTTTTGCATAATAGTGAAAATCAATATTTTTTGGCCCACAGAATATCCCTCCTTTTAAGCATATTGCATCAGCAAATATTAGGTTTCTTAAAATTCAGATAATTGTAGTTCATTTATATCATACTTTCTTAGTCCTATCTACACTTTTTTATAAAAAAAAAATAAAAAAATTATTAATACTAAGTAATTAGACTCTTAAATATAGAACTCTTTCTTGATTTAGGTATATTGTAGTATAAATTACCTTTACTATATTATTGAATACACAAAAAAACACCACTTCATTTAGAAGTGATGCTTTCCGCTAATCCATCCATAAGCCAATGATTCCATTTCTTCGGTAGATAATTTGGTGGCTTTCTAAGTTTTTCAATACACGCGATAAATTTTGATGCGGTATATTCATTTCTATTGTGATTTCTTTTATTGTTTTAAAAAGGACGCCTTCAGGAGTGGAATTCCTTAAAAAATATTTGATGAATCTTTCACCCGTTTCCGCTATTCGATCTGGCTCGTTCATAAAACATATACGACTTTCTTTTATCAATTCGTGATCCATAAAGGGCTGCATTTCAGAAATCTTAAGCCTCGTCGACACCATATCGTCGCCTCCTATATCTTTACTTTTTATTTTTCTTATTTACATATATACCCTCAATTTTACTGATTATTCACTTAATATGTAAATTTTTCGTAAAAAGTTCACTTTTTTGTTTTAGAAATATCAAAAACCCATCCACTAATATGATGGGTTTTGACTTTCACTCTTATTCCTTCATCGCTTTTTCAATAAAGTCTTTCAATACGTGCACACCGGTCACACAATCATTTAGTGAGGACCATTCTTTTGGATTGTGGCTAATGCCTTCCTTGCTTCTGACAAATAGCATGGCCACTGGTATATGGCGTCCAAGAACCATGGCATCATGCCCTGCACCGCTTGGAATATAGGTCGGGGCAATCCCAAACTTCGTTAAGGAATCTGCTAGCTCGCCCTTGAGGTTTTCAGATATGGGAATGGGCTGGATTTTTGTATTTTCATGAAGATTCACTTTTATACCTCTGCTTTCCGCTATCCTCTTAGCTTCACTTGCGATCATGTCCACCAAGCGGTCACGCGTCTGCTCCTGGATGTCCCGTATATCCACATTCAGTTCCACACGCTCCGGAATCACATTAGCGCCGTTAGGATACACTTCCATTTTTCCAACAGTTGCCACTGCCGTTTCACTGACTTGTTCCGGAAATCCGGAAACCTTCTGAATGAATTCAGCCGCCGCTACGAGCGGATCGCGTCTGCCGGCCATCGGCGTATTGCCGGCATGCCCCGCTTCTCCAATAAATTCCGCCTTTAACCAGGCAAGCCCGGCAATGCCGCTGACAATGCCAACAGGCTGATTGTCCCGTTCCAACTTTTTCCCTTGTTCAATGTGCACTTCCACAAAAAGTTCCAGTTCCGTGACATCCCGTTTCGCTTCTTTAAAAGCCTCAAGCGAGCTGCCATAATCCTGCAGCACTTGTTCCAGATCCGCTCCATTAAAATCGCGAAGCTGCAACATTTCTTCCTCACCTATTTCTCCTGCCATAGCCCGGCTTCCGCTTAAACCGCTATTAAAACGGGACCCTTCCTCATCTGTAAAAACAATCACTTCATACGGTTTTTCAGGAGCATATCCTGTGTCTTTCCATGATTCAACTACTTCGAGAGCCGATAAGACGCCTAAAGGGCCGTCAAAATTCCCCCCATTCGGAACACTGTCGACATGGGACCCTGAAGCAATCGCTTTTGCTTCGCTATTGTTCCCATGTAAACGCCCTCTAACATTTCCAGCTCCATCTTCCGTGACTTCCAGCCCCGCTTCATACATCCATTTTTTCACGAGTGCTTTCGCCGTTTTTTCTTCCTTTGAAAAACCGGGGCGCTTTACGCCTCCAACTTGTGTAAATCCAATTTGCGACAACTCATACAGCCTGCGGGCGAGCCGCTCTCCATTGACTCCGGAATGGGAAAACGTGCTGTCATAGTCTTTCATCAAATCTTCAAACACCGGATTATGTACTGCCATTGTCAAAGCCCTCCAATCGGTTAAATTCAATATGGCGAAGTCCATTGCTGGACGCCGCCATAATGTTTTTGAATATAAAAAACTTGTTGAAAAATTAGCTTGAACTTTATTTATTCAAATATGCCCAAGCGTATTGGGCGTACAGCTCGGCGCCGGTGGCCATTGCTTCTTCGTCCACATTGAATTTTCCGTGGTGATGAGCCCATTGCGTGTCTTTTTCAGCGTTGCCGCTGCCCACGAGTGCAAAGCTGCCAGGGACTTCATCCAAATAGAAGGAAAAATCTTCTCCGCCCATTGTCGGTTTTTCATCGTAAACCACATTTTCGCCAAATGCTTCAGCCGCCACTTGCCGCACCAGTTCTGAACTTTCATCACCATTAATAACCGCTTGCGTCCCTCGGATATATTCAACCGTTGCTGTCCCGCCATAAATTGCCGCTGTATTGTCTGCATAAATTTTCAGCTGCTCTTCGATATGGTCACGAGTTTCAGCGTCAAAGCAGCGGACAGTGCCTTCAATCTCAGCATTTTCGGCAATAATATTAAAACGTGTGCCTACGACCATTTTGCCAACTGTAACAACCGCCGGCTGCTGCGGGTCGATTGTCCGGGACACCACAGACTGAACGTTCATGACAAAAGATGACGCAATGATCGCGGCATCAATTGAATTTTGCGGAATTGCGCCATGTCCGCCTTGCCCTTTAAAATGCACTTTAAAAATATCAGCCGATGCAAACGAAGGACCTGGGTTGCACGCCACACTATGCGACGGAATTTGAGACCAGATATGGATGCCGAACACATCATCGACACCTTCTACAGCCCCTTGTTCCACCATCGCTTTGGCTCCAGTGGCCACTTCTTCTGCCGGCTGAAAGATAAAACGGACCGAACCGGGCAGTTGTTCTTTAACGCCAACTAAAGCTTTAGCGGCAGCCAGCAGCATCGATGTATGGGCATCATGGCCGCAAGCATGCATTTTGCCCGATGTAACCGACTTATATGGCAAATCGACGTTCAGCTCTTCTACCGACAAAGCATCCATATCAGCCCGGAGCGCGACGGTTTTTCCTTCTTTACCGCCTTTCAGCGTGCCAATTACACCGGTTGGTTCCGTTTTTCGGCATTCAATTCCAAGCTCTGTCATGTAGTTAAATACAAATTGCGATGTTTCATACTCTTCCCAGGATAATTCCGGCTCACTGTGCAGTTTGCGCCGGATGGCAATCATTTCTTCACTGTTTTCCTGGATGGCTTTCTTGATGGTTTCGTTAATCATGTACTTGATCCTCCTAATGTAAATCTGCTTGGCTATCAGCTATTCTTACAGGAACCCAACGAAAATTCCCGCTAAAATGACGGAAACGATGGTTACGGTGATAAAGCCCGCTACAAGCATCGGCGGCAGCATGTGGCTCGTCAAGACATCCCGCTCTTTTTCGTCTTTCGTCAATGAATTGATCACTTCAACGGTGATGATGTAATCCGCAGGGAATCCGTAAAGCGCAGTCAGTGAAACGGCAAACGCCATTTCTTTGCTGACTTTCAGCAGCTTGCCGACGATGAAAGAGAAAATGTACATTCCGGCAACTCCAAGCGCAATACAAGCGACTAACGGATAAATGATTTCGAGCATCATGCTTGGCGTCGCATTTTTCAATCCATCAAACACAAACAGCAATAAGCCCAAGATGGCAAAACCAAAACCGTTTGCTTTTTGCAGCGGATGGCGTTCCAGGAAGCCGATGCTTCGTGCCACTACACCAAAGAACAAACATAAGACATACGGACTGATTTCCACAAAAGGAGCCGTCACATCCGATACAAGGTAAGCCAAGTACCCGACCAGCGCCAGGCGGAAAAACTTAAAGAAATCTGTATTGTACTTATCCGGCATCTTCGCGAACATTTTCGGTTCTTTCACTTCTTGTGTCGGTGTGCCTTTTTGTTCTGTTACCAATACCCGTTCTGTCAACTCGTTGTTCCGGTATTTCTGCAGAAGCGAACGGCCTTCACGCTTCAGCATAATTGAAGTCAATGGGTAGCCTGCAAAGCCTTGCATCACGTAGATTACGATGGCAAAAACGGCCAGCGTCGGAAGCCCTGCAGCTTGGGCGCCTTCAGACATGATCAAGGCGGAAACCACTCCACCGACTAATGGCGGAATCGCTACAATCACCGTTTGAAAATCAAATAACAGCATGCCGATACTGAAAAGCGCAGCAGTGATTCCTAAAATCCCCGCTAAAGCAATTAAAATCGTCTTCCACTGCGCTTTTAGTTCCTGAAGGGACAACAACGTTCCCATGTTCGTAATCAATAGGAAAATCAGCATCGTTACGACAGCTGGCGGCACTCCGGCAATCGCCACAATGTCCGGCGGAAAGAATGTCCAATATCCGAGCAAGAATAATACCCCACTTATAAAAATCGAAGGAATCCAAGCTTTTGTGCGAATCGATACAACTTCGCCGATAAATAAAATAAATACCAAAATCGTCAATGCCAACATCTGTGCCATCCTACATCCTCCTTTTCCTTTAACTAATTCCTTCAACTCTCACCATGCTTCTATAAGTTAAAGTGTTGTTGCAATATTAGCATAAAATAACGGCTTATTAAATAGAATTTAACGACTATTTTGAAATTATAATAAAATCAGCGGATCTGGACCTTTTCCATTCAGTTATGTCTTCTTTTTCGTTGCATTTTGCATCAAAATATTAATTTTAGTGAAATAACTTATTCTTTCAATTTTTGCTGCTATGTACTTTTGCAGGTTTATTGTTGAGGGGATAGAGGTAACAGGTTAGGATAAGGATAAAAAATTTGAGGAGGAACGATAAATGGAAGGCAAAAACTATATAAACGGTGAATGGTCAACAGCAGGGGATGGCGTCATTGATGTCATGAATCCAGCAACAGGCGAGAAATTCGGTACGGTTCCAAATGGCGGTGAAGCTGAAGCCACTGCAGCTGTTGATGCTGCTGCAGAAGCTTTCAAATCCTGGTCAAAAACCACTGTCTATGAACGCGCTTCGCTATTAATGAAATGGCACGACCTATTGTTGGAAAACAAACAGGAAGTAGCAGAAATCATGACCAAGGAAATGGGCAAACCTTTAGCGGAAGCCGTCGGTGAAATCGAATATTCCGCTTCCTTTATTTCCTGGTTCGCCGAAGAAGCGAAACGCTCCAATGGCCGCCTCATTCCGGCATCCAAAGAAGGCAAACGCATCCAAGTCCTTAAACAGCCGGTCGGAGTGGTCGTATCCATTACGCCATGGAATTTCCCGGCAGCCATGATGGCGAGAAAAATGGCGCCTGCACTTGCAGCCGGCTGTACGTTTGTTGCAAAACCGGCCAAGTTGACGCCGCTCACCGCTGTGCGCATGTACGAATTGGCAGAAGAAGCCGGCTTCCCGAAAGGCGTCATCAACCTTGTGACAGGCAGCGCCAGCAAAATCGGCCGCGTCTTTACGAGCCATCCAGCTGTCCGAAAACTGACTTTTACCGGCTCAACCGAAATTGGCAAAGAGTTGATGAAGCAAAGCGCGGATTCCATGCTCAATTTATCGCTTGAACTTGGCGGCCACGCTCCGATCATCGTCTGCGAAGATGCCAATATGGACTTGGCGGTCGAAGGCGTCATGGCTTCGAAATTTCGCAATGCAGGACAAACTTGTGTATGCGGCAACCGAATTTACGTCCAGCGCTCCATTGTAGAAGAATTTTCGCAGCGACTGCAGGAAGCTACAGCGAAGCTGAAGGTCGGCAACGGCATGGATGAAGGCGTCCAGATCGGCCCGCTCGTCGACCAGGACGGCTATGAAAAATCAGCGCGCCATGTACAGGATGCAGTGGAAAAAGGGGCAAAAGTTTTGGTCGGAGGCGACGGAAGGGCTGAAAATGGTGCCTTCTTCTACAACCCGACAGTCTTGATCAACGCCACTCAGGACATGCTGGTCATGAACGAAGAAACATTCGGTCCGGTTGCGCCGATCATGGCATTCGATACTGATGAAGAAGCGGTGCGCCTGGCGAATGATACCCGTTTCGGATTGGCTGCCTACTTCTTTACCGACAGCCTGACCCGCGGAACTTATATCGCGGAAAATCTGGAATACGGCATTGTCGGCTGGAACGACGGCGCTCCTTCCAGTGCCCAGGCTCCATTCGGCGGCATGAAAGAAAGCGGCATCGGACGCGAAGGCGGACAAGAAGGACTCGATGCTTTCCTCGAAACGAAATACATTTCCATCAAATTATAATCAACACAAAAGCGGTCCGAGTTTCTCGGACCGCTTTTTTATGGATTATTGGACGGTTTGGACGGATTTTATTCCTGCCGCTGATGGTTTGGTTAGTAGGCAGTCATAATGAGGAAAGCGCTCGCTCAACATCTGGCGGATTTCCTCTTCTTTGCCTTTTTCTGCCGCAATGAACAGAGAAGGTCCGGCACCGCTTATGGCAGAACCATAGGCACCGTTGTCCCGGCAAGCTTGGCGGATGATTTCAAAGTCCGGGAATCTACTTTTTCGGAACGGCTCATGGAATTCGTCCTTCTCCATCATGCAGCCCGCTGTTTGCCAGTCGCCTGTTGCCAGCGCAGCGGACAGGACATTCGCTGCCATGCTGCCGCGTACAGCCGTTTTATGCAGTACTTCTTCCGGAAGCAGCCCTCGGGATTCCGTCGTCAAAAATTCTGTCGGGGGAACCAAGATCAAGACACCGATTTCCACTTCCGGTACATGGACGATGGCCAACTCTTCCCCGTCTGCATAGGAAATCGTCAAGCCGCCTAAAAACGAAGCCGAAACATTATCCGGATGCCCTTCCATCTCCGTGCCGATTTCCACTTTTTCTTTCATTGGCATGTTCAAATCGAGTAGACGGTCTGCAATTTCAATGCCCCCTGCAATTGCAGATGCACTGCTTCCCAACCCGCGGCTAAGCGGGATATCGGTATCGATTTCAAGTCTTGCCGGCGGCATCTCGCGCCCGTATGCCGCTGCCGTTTTCTTTGCCGCTGCGATGATTAAATTATCCGAAGATCCGGACAGGTGCTGATAACTTTCATCTCTGTAGCGGACTGACCATT is from Planococcus liqunii and encodes:
- a CDS encoding YveK family protein; this translates as MGQKILIFTIMQNLRKRLKLILGITFLSVGVVWFLMQFILTPEYKATSQILVEKLTSISLPADMPLTEQDPQVADMYSIALRSPEVLGKVIKKLELDMNINELHEKITVSEAIDSQVLNITVTSYDKEEAAQIANTVALTFKEESPNIMQTKNVSVIPSITDQANASPFENSIVFSLGMAGAFGFIIGTLIAFIMEMMDTLFKSGRRESKDTATKLQTVFK
- the thrB gene encoding homoserine kinase, which codes for MKWKDFTVTVPASTANLGPGFDSIGLALDLHLSIHVSQASEWSVRYRDESYQHLSGSSDNLIIAAAKKTAAAYGREMPPARLEIDTDIPLSRGLGSSASAIAGGIEIADRLLDLNMPMKEKVEIGTEMEGHPDNVSASFLGGLTISYADGEELAIVHVPEVEIGVLILVPPTEFLTTESRGLLPEEVLHKTAVRGSMAANVLSAALATGDWQTAGCMMEKDEFHEPFRKSRFPDFEIIRQACRDNGAYGSAISGAGPSLFIAAEKGKEEEIRQMLSERFPHYDCLLTKPSAAGIKSVQTVQ
- a CDS encoding amidohydrolase, translated to MINETIKKAIQENSEEMIAIRRKLHSEPELSWEEYETSQFVFNYMTELGIECRKTEPTGVIGTLKGGKEGKTVALRADMDALSVEELNVDLPYKSVTSGKMHACGHDAHTSMLLAAAKALVGVKEQLPGSVRFIFQPAEEVATGAKAMVEQGAVEGVDDVFGIHIWSQIPSHSVACNPGPSFASADIFKVHFKGQGGHGAIPQNSIDAAIIASSFVMNVQSVVSRTIDPQQPAVVTVGKMVVGTRFNIIAENAEIEGTVRCFDAETRDHIEEQLKIYADNTAAIYGGTATVEYIRGTQAVINGDESSELVRQVAAEAFGENVVYDEKPTMGGEDFSFYLDEVPGSFALVGSGNAEKDTQWAHHHGKFNVDEEAMATGAELYAQYAWAYLNK
- a CDS encoding M20 family metallo-hydrolase; this encodes MAVHNPVFEDLMKDYDSTFSHSGVNGERLARRLYELSQIGFTQVGGVKRPGFSKEEKTAKALVKKWMYEAGLEVTEDGAGNVRGRLHGNNSEAKAIASGSHVDSVPNGGNFDGPLGVLSALEVVESWKDTGYAPEKPYEVIVFTDEEGSRFNSGLSGSRAMAGEIGEEEMLQLRDFNGADLEQVLQDYGSSLEAFKEAKRDVTELELFVEVHIEQGKKLERDNQPVGIVSGIAGLAWLKAEFIGEAGHAGNTPMAGRRDPLVAAAEFIQKVSGFPEQVSETAVATVGKMEVYPNGANVIPERVELNVDIRDIQEQTRDRLVDMIASEAKRIAESRGIKVNLHENTKIQPIPISENLKGELADSLTKFGIAPTYIPSGAGHDAMVLGRHIPVAMLFVRSKEGISHNPKEWSSLNDCVTGVHVLKDFIEKAMKE
- a CDS encoding NAD-dependent succinate-semialdehyde dehydrogenase; the encoded protein is MEGKNYINGEWSTAGDGVIDVMNPATGEKFGTVPNGGEAEATAAVDAAAEAFKSWSKTTVYERASLLMKWHDLLLENKQEVAEIMTKEMGKPLAEAVGEIEYSASFISWFAEEAKRSNGRLIPASKEGKRIQVLKQPVGVVVSITPWNFPAAMMARKMAPALAAGCTFVAKPAKLTPLTAVRMYELAEEAGFPKGVINLVTGSASKIGRVFTSHPAVRKLTFTGSTEIGKELMKQSADSMLNLSLELGGHAPIIVCEDANMDLAVEGVMASKFRNAGQTCVCGNRIYVQRSIVEEFSQRLQEATAKLKVGNGMDEGVQIGPLVDQDGYEKSARHVQDAVEKGAKVLVGGDGRAENGAFFYNPTVLINATQDMLVMNEETFGPVAPIMAFDTDEEAVRLANDTRFGLAAYFFTDSLTRGTYIAENLEYGIVGWNDGAPSSAQAPFGGMKESGIGREGGQEGLDAFLETKYISIKL